In a genomic window of Bradyrhizobium ontarionense:
- the dmeF gene encoding CDF family Co(II)/Ni(II) efflux transporter DmeF: protein MPSQADHWAHDHIFLGAQHERNERRTWFVVGLTLVMMAGEIAAGSLFGSMALLADGWHMGTHAAALGIAGLAYLFARRHARNPSFTFGTGKFGELAAFSSAIILLIIAIQVAYESAIRLLNPMPIAYGEAIAVATLGLLVNLVSAWLLADSHQHHHHGHHHHAEHHHDGHDHHDDHDRHHHHDHHDNNLRAAYLHVLADAATSLLAIGALLIGMYLGWSWADAAVGLIGSAVIASWAYGLIRDAGAVLLDVNGDRRLEATIRARLEAGGDRVTDLHLWQVGPGHRAAVISIVSNAPLAPAMYKQRLRDLRGLSHVTVEVEHGLHV, encoded by the coding sequence ATGCCATCACAAGCCGATCATTGGGCGCACGATCACATATTTCTGGGAGCCCAGCACGAGCGGAACGAGCGCCGCACCTGGTTCGTGGTCGGCCTGACGTTGGTGATGATGGCCGGCGAGATTGCCGCCGGCTCGCTGTTCGGGTCGATGGCGCTGCTCGCCGACGGCTGGCACATGGGCACGCACGCGGCGGCGCTCGGCATCGCCGGGCTCGCTTACCTGTTTGCCCGCCGCCACGCCCGCAATCCGTCGTTCACCTTCGGCACCGGCAAGTTCGGCGAGTTGGCCGCCTTCTCCAGCGCCATCATCCTGCTGATCATCGCCATCCAGGTTGCGTATGAAAGCGCGATTCGGCTTTTGAACCCGATGCCGATCGCCTATGGCGAGGCGATCGCGGTCGCCACGCTCGGTCTCCTCGTCAATCTCGTCAGCGCCTGGCTGCTGGCCGACTCGCACCAGCATCATCATCACGGCCATCACCACCACGCCGAGCATCATCACGACGGTCATGATCATCACGACGATCACGATCGTCACCACCATCACGATCATCACGACAACAACCTGCGCGCGGCCTATCTGCACGTGCTGGCGGATGCGGCGACCTCGCTGCTGGCGATCGGCGCACTTCTGATCGGCATGTATCTGGGCTGGAGCTGGGCCGACGCCGCCGTGGGCCTGATCGGCAGCGCCGTCATTGCAAGCTGGGCCTATGGTCTGATCCGCGACGCCGGTGCGGTGCTGCTCGACGTCAATGGCGATCGGCGGCTGGAGGCCACCATCCGGGCGCGGCTGGAGGCGGGAGGAGACCGCGTCACCGACCTGCATCTCTGGCAGGTCGGGCCCGGCCATCGGGCCGCGGTTATTTCGATCGTCTCTAACGCGCCTCTGGCTCCGGCGATGTACAAGCAGCGCCTGAGAGACTTGCGCGGACTGAGCCATGTCACGGTCGAGGTGGAGCACGGCCTGCATGTCTGA
- the ldtR gene encoding transcriptional regulator LdtR codes for MMKAVATAVETAAPGQGGTVQSLYLEALTLVERLHRRLLDVIKDEFDRRGRSDINSVQALLLYNIGDKELTAGELRTRGYYLGSNVSYNLKKLVELGFLDHQRSRVDRRSVRIRLTPQGQEIRRIVDALYQKHVKTVEQVGGISSEEFSTLNKSLHRLERFWTDQILYRL; via the coding sequence ATGATGAAAGCCGTTGCAACGGCCGTGGAGACTGCTGCGCCGGGCCAAGGCGGCACCGTGCAGTCACTCTATCTGGAAGCACTGACGCTGGTGGAGCGGCTGCATCGCCGCCTGCTCGACGTCATCAAGGACGAGTTCGATCGTCGCGGTCGTTCCGACATCAATTCGGTCCAGGCGCTGCTGCTCTATAACATCGGCGACAAGGAGCTGACCGCGGGCGAGCTGCGCACGCGCGGCTATTATCTCGGCTCCAACGTGTCCTACAACCTGAAGAAGCTGGTCGAGCTCGGCTTCCTCGACCACCAGCGCTCGCGTGTCGACCGCCGTTCGGTCCGCATCCGCCTGACGCCGCAGGGCCAGGAGATCCGCCGGATCGTCGACGCGCTGTATCAGAAGCACGTCAAGACCGTCGAGCAGGTCGGCGGCATTTCGAGCGAGGAGTTCTCGACCCTCAACAAGTCGCTGCATCGCCTCGAGCGGTTCTGGACCGACCAGATCCTGTATCGCCTCTGA
- a CDS encoding adenylate/guanylate cyclase domain-containing protein, whose product MDTATRLELINWLVAQSLTGMPENEILRGFCERCCAAGLELSRSLAIIDTLHPIFEGRGFRWNDFATNEADSFEYGSSNEGEAAQNWRRSVFHHMLENGDDEFSIDLMNCGHLDFPIIDDLSAQGHRHYLAFVHRFGEAGTLGQMDCFYSNWLTRRDGGFTDTQIGALRDLVPLLALTIKSAQQVDIVRTLGRVYLGRDASEQVLRGRISRGVTERINAVLWFSDLRSSTAISESISPDEIIPLLNDYAEASIDAIYEAGGDVLKLIGDGVLAIFTGGDMGVARHAALRAEHRFRLNIRKLNARRADEGRPVTSAYVGLHVGEVFYGNIGSEDRLDFTVVGPAVNEVSRIASMCRSVDRELLASSEFCEGLDDEGRRYLVSTGRYALRGIGRAQDLFTLDPEIAASPSATKAYENYLADEMSQP is encoded by the coding sequence ATGGACACTGCGACCCGCCTGGAGCTGATCAACTGGCTCGTGGCTCAGAGCCTGACCGGCATGCCGGAAAACGAGATCCTGCGCGGCTTCTGCGAGCGCTGCTGCGCGGCCGGGCTGGAATTGTCGCGCAGCCTTGCGATCATCGATACGCTGCATCCGATTTTCGAGGGACGCGGCTTCCGCTGGAACGATTTCGCCACGAACGAAGCCGACAGCTTTGAATATGGCTCCAGCAATGAGGGAGAGGCGGCGCAGAATTGGCGGCGCTCGGTCTTCCATCACATGCTGGAGAACGGCGATGATGAGTTCAGCATCGACCTGATGAATTGCGGGCATCTCGATTTTCCGATCATCGATGATCTTTCGGCACAGGGGCATCGGCACTATCTCGCCTTCGTGCACCGGTTCGGTGAAGCCGGCACGCTCGGCCAGATGGACTGCTTCTATTCGAACTGGCTGACGCGACGTGATGGCGGCTTCACCGACACGCAGATCGGCGCATTGCGGGACCTGGTCCCGCTGCTCGCGCTGACGATCAAGTCCGCCCAGCAGGTCGACATCGTGCGAACCCTGGGCCGCGTCTATCTCGGTCGCGATGCGTCGGAGCAGGTGCTGCGCGGCCGCATCTCCCGCGGTGTCACCGAGCGCATCAATGCCGTGTTGTGGTTCTCCGACCTGCGCAGCTCGACGGCGATCTCCGAGAGCATCTCGCCGGATGAGATCATCCCGCTGCTCAACGACTATGCGGAAGCCTCGATCGACGCGATCTACGAGGCTGGCGGCGACGTGCTGAAGCTGATCGGCGACGGTGTGCTGGCGATCTTCACCGGCGGCGACATGGGCGTAGCCCGGCACGCTGCGCTACGCGCCGAGCATCGGTTCCGCCTCAACATCCGCAAGCTCAATGCGCGGCGCGCCGATGAGGGCCGGCCGGTGACGTCGGCCTATGTGGGCCTGCATGTCGGCGAGGTGTTCTACGGCAACATCGGCAGCGAGGACCGACTCGACTTCACGGTGGTGGGGCCGGCCGTCAACGAGGTCAGCCGCATCGCCTCGATGTGCCGCTCGGTTGATCGGGAACTCCTGGCCTCCTCGGAGTTCTGCGAGGGGCTTGATGACGAAGGACGCCGCTATCTCGTCTCGACCGGCCGCTACGCGTTGCGCGGCATCGGCCGCGCACAGGATCTGTTCACGCTCGATCCGGAGATCGCAGCGAGTCCGTCAGCGACGAAGGCTTACGAGAATTACCTGGCGGACGAGATGTCGCAGCCTTGA
- a CDS encoding MFS transporter gives MPPPPALPTSFHRLAWSNLTAQSAEQIALAAAPIVAVLTLGVGEGETGLLQTALTAPFVLFAIPAGLLADRMPRRLLMAAAEAMRALALLAILVALAGGVLTLPLLGALGFAAVCGTVVFSVAAPALVPSLVAPTQLAPANARIELARTIAFACGPAVGGMLVGWIGGAPAFGCAAALSLVAALCLTGIAEPARAPVPRRHPLADLREGLAFVRHHPLLRPVFITQFIFNTAHFLLLAAFVPYAVHRLGLSASGVGTVLSMFGVGMVSGALLATRIMGRLPFGSVIGLGPVTGFAAALVMALTTLVPSPALAALSFFLLGAGPILWVISTTTLRQSVTPAALLGRVSAINILSYGARPLGSLLGAIVGSRYGADACLYLAALVFGLQALVILTSPVVTIARQPQPQPA, from the coding sequence ATGCCTCCTCCGCCCGCCCTGCCCACCAGCTTCCACCGTCTCGCCTGGTCGAACCTCACCGCGCAATCGGCCGAGCAGATCGCGCTGGCCGCCGCGCCGATCGTCGCCGTGCTCACGCTCGGCGTCGGCGAAGGCGAGACCGGGTTGCTGCAGACGGCATTGACCGCCCCCTTCGTGCTGTTCGCGATCCCTGCGGGGCTGCTCGCCGACCGCATGCCGCGACGGCTGCTGATGGCCGCGGCCGAGGCGATGCGCGCGCTGGCGCTGCTCGCGATCCTCGTCGCCTTGGCGGGCGGCGTGCTCACGCTGCCACTGCTGGGGGCGCTCGGATTTGCAGCCGTCTGCGGCACGGTGGTGTTCAGCGTCGCGGCACCGGCCTTGGTGCCGAGCCTGGTCGCCCCGACCCAGTTGGCGCCCGCAAATGCGCGGATCGAGCTTGCCCGCACCATCGCCTTCGCGTGCGGCCCGGCGGTGGGCGGAATGCTGGTCGGCTGGATCGGCGGCGCGCCGGCCTTCGGCTGCGCCGCGGCGCTGTCGCTGGTCGCCGCGCTCTGCCTCACCGGCATCGCTGAACCCGCCCGCGCGCCGGTGCCGCGCCGCCATCCGCTGGCGGACCTCCGGGAAGGTTTGGCGTTCGTGCGGCACCATCCGCTGCTGCGCCCGGTGTTCATCACGCAGTTCATCTTCAACACCGCGCACTTCCTGCTGCTCGCGGCCTTCGTGCCCTATGCCGTCCACCGGCTCGGCCTGTCCGCCAGCGGCGTCGGCACGGTGCTGTCGATGTTCGGCGTCGGCATGGTCAGCGGCGCATTGCTTGCCACGCGCATCATGGGGCGCCTGCCGTTCGGCAGCGTGATCGGGCTCGGCCCCGTCACCGGCTTTGCCGCGGCGCTGGTGATGGCGCTCACGACCCTGGTCCCCTCCCCCGCCCTCGCGGCCCTCAGCTTCTTCCTGCTCGGCGCGGGCCCGATCCTCTGGGTGATCTCGACCACCACCCTGCGGCAGTCGGTGACGCCGGCCGCGCTGCTCGGGCGCGTCTCGGCCATCAACATCCTGAGCTACGGCGCCCGGCCGCTGGGCTCACTGCTCGGCGCCATCGTTGGCAGTCGCTACGGCGCCGACGCCTGTCTCTATCTCGCCGCGCTCGTCTTCGGCCTGCAGGCGCTGGTGATCCTGACATCCCCCGTCGTCACGATCGCGCGCCAACCGCAGCCACAGCCGGCCTAG
- the hemB gene encoding porphobilinogen synthase, producing MAIKFGRPIEMRDVARGTTTGTPPALDLTVRPRRNRKAEWARRLVRENVLTTDDLIWPLFVVEGDRTRSTVASMPGVERLSVDEIVRDAERAAKLDIPCIALFPYTEPSLRDEQGSEACNPDNLVCRAVRAIKKEFPEIGVLCDVALDPFTSHGHDGLIRDGRILNDETVAVLVRQALVQAEAGCDIIAPSDMMDGRVGAIRQALDEAGFLDVQIMAYAAKYASAFYGPFRDAIGSAKTLTGDKRTYQMDNANSDEALREVELDIAEGADMVMIKPGMPYLDVVRRVKDTFGMPTFAYQVSGEYAMIAAAANNGWIDGDRAMMESLLGFKRAGADGVLTYFAPQAAERLRRRG from the coding sequence ATGGCGATCAAATTCGGCCGCCCGATCGAAATGCGCGATGTCGCGCGCGGCACGACCACGGGAACGCCGCCAGCTCTCGACCTTACCGTCCGGCCCCGCCGCAACCGCAAGGCCGAATGGGCTCGCCGCCTGGTGCGCGAGAACGTCCTTACCACCGATGACCTGATTTGGCCCCTGTTCGTTGTCGAAGGCGACAGGACCCGCAGCACCGTCGCCTCGATGCCGGGCGTCGAACGGCTCAGCGTCGACGAGATCGTGCGCGATGCCGAACGTGCGGCCAAGCTCGACATCCCCTGCATCGCATTATTCCCTTATACCGAACCGTCGCTGCGCGACGAACAAGGCTCCGAGGCGTGCAACCCGGACAATCTGGTCTGCCGGGCCGTGCGCGCGATCAAGAAGGAGTTCCCGGAGATCGGCGTGCTCTGCGATGTCGCGCTCGATCCGTTCACGAGCCACGGCCACGACGGCCTGATCCGGGACGGCCGCATCCTCAACGATGAGACCGTCGCGGTTCTGGTTCGCCAGGCCCTGGTCCAGGCGGAAGCCGGCTGCGATATCATCGCGCCCTCCGACATGATGGACGGCCGGGTCGGCGCCATCCGCCAGGCGCTGGACGAGGCGGGGTTCCTCGACGTCCAGATCATGGCCTACGCGGCCAAATATGCCTCGGCCTTCTACGGCCCGTTCCGCGACGCGATCGGCTCGGCCAAGACGCTGACCGGCGACAAGCGCACCTATCAGATGGACAACGCCAATTCGGACGAGGCGCTGCGCGAGGTCGAACTCGACATCGCCGAGGGCGCCGACATGGTGATGATCAAGCCGGGCATGCCCTATCTGGACGTCGTCAGGCGCGTGAAGGACACGTTCGGCATGCCGACATTCGCCTACCAGGTGTCGGGCGAATACGCGATGATCGCGGCGGCCGCCAACAATGGCTGGATCGACGGCGATCGGGCGATGATGGAGAGCCTGCTCGGCTTCAAGCGCGCCGGCGCCGACGGCGTTCTCACCTATTTCGCGCCGCAGGCCGCCGAACGGCTGCGCCGTCGGGGCTGA
- the arsC gene encoding arsenate reductase (glutaredoxin) (This arsenate reductase requires both glutathione and glutaredoxin to convert arsenate to arsenite, after which the efflux transporter formed by ArsA and ArsB can extrude the arsenite from the cell, providing resistance.), which yields MPVTIYHNPACGTSRNTLAMIRASGEEPEVIEYLKTPPSREQLIALINAMGVKVRDLLREKGTPYAELGLGDPKWTDDQLMGAMLAHPILINRPIVVTGKGARLCRPSELVLELLDHPVASFAKEDGEVVSWPT from the coding sequence ATGCCTGTGACGATCTACCACAATCCGGCCTGCGGCACCTCGCGCAATACGCTGGCAATGATCCGCGCCTCGGGCGAGGAGCCTGAGGTCATCGAGTATCTGAAGACGCCGCCCAGCCGCGAGCAGCTGATCGCGCTGATCAATGCGATGGGGGTCAAGGTGCGCGACCTGCTGCGTGAGAAAGGGACGCCCTATGCGGAGCTTGGACTCGGCGATCCCAAATGGACGGACGACCAACTGATGGGAGCGATGCTCGCGCATCCGATCCTGATCAACCGACCGATCGTGGTGACCGGCAAGGGCGCGCGGCTCTGCCGTCCGTCCGAGCTCGTGCTCGAGCTGCTCGACCATCCTGTCGCCTCCTTCGCCAAGGAAGACGGCGAGGTGGTGAGCTGGCCCACATAG
- a CDS encoding universal stress protein: MYTHILLPTDGSDLSKAAIRHGVALAKATGAKVTALVVSTPLHSLVVDPLAATKALEQYKMLVADQTAKYLDHVKHDAERAGVACDTLCVEHDKPYEAIVETARDKDCDLVLMASHGLSGVSAILGSETLKVLTHSTVPILVYR; encoded by the coding sequence ATGTACACGCATATTCTGTTGCCGACCGACGGGTCGGACCTGTCCAAGGCCGCGATCAGGCATGGTGTCGCGCTGGCGAAGGCGACTGGCGCCAAGGTCACCGCGCTGGTGGTCTCGACACCGCTGCATTCGCTGGTCGTCGATCCCCTCGCCGCCACCAAGGCGCTGGAGCAATACAAGATGCTCGTGGCCGATCAGACCGCGAAATACCTCGATCATGTGAAGCACGACGCGGAACGTGCCGGCGTCGCCTGCGACACGCTGTGCGTCGAGCACGACAAGCCCTATGAGGCGATCGTCGAAACCGCGCGGGACAAGGACTGCGATCTGGTGCTGATGGCCTCGCACGGCCTGAGCGGGGTTTCGGCGATCCTGGGCAGCGAGACGCTGAAGGTGTTGACGCATTCGACCGTGCCGATCCTTGTGTATCGCTAG
- a CDS encoding Nramp family divalent metal transporter, whose translation MDAKPSDLSQLHAMVPPSDRRVHGGWRGERGDPSLGNMFASVRTSAKASLWRKLLAFLGPGYLVAVGYMDPGNWATSLAGGSKFGYVLLSVALLSNLMAIVLQSLCTRLGVATGRDLAQACRDSTPRWVSVPLWLSAEIAITATDLAEVIGTAIGLSLLFGLPLSIGVCVTALDVFLILALQAFGFRWIEAFVVALLGIIALCFAIQIAMAQPDWGEVVKGFVPSGQLIANPEMLYLALGILGATVMPHNLYLHSGLVQTRGYGDSPEDKREAITLSTIDSTIALCLALTINASILILAAATFHKTGQLDVAELDQAHSFLAPLLGSTLAPTLFAIALLCCGLNSTITATLSGQIVMEGFLQWRIAPWLRRLITRMIAIVPAVVVTIWAGEKATGQLLILSQVVLSLQLPFAIVPLVLITASRAKMGQFVAPRWLTATAGLIAIAIIALNAKLVWDLATG comes from the coding sequence ATGGACGCAAAACCGTCAGATCTTTCGCAACTGCACGCCATGGTTCCGCCGAGCGACCGCCGGGTGCATGGTGGCTGGCGCGGCGAGCGCGGCGATCCGTCGCTCGGCAACATGTTCGCTTCGGTGCGAACCTCCGCCAAGGCCTCGCTCTGGCGAAAGCTGCTCGCCTTTCTCGGCCCGGGCTATCTCGTCGCGGTTGGCTACATGGACCCCGGCAATTGGGCGACCTCGCTCGCCGGCGGCTCCAAGTTCGGCTACGTGCTGCTCTCGGTCGCGCTGCTCTCCAACCTGATGGCGATCGTGCTGCAGTCGCTATGCACGCGGCTGGGCGTCGCCACCGGCCGCGACCTCGCCCAGGCGTGCCGCGATTCGACCCCGCGCTGGGTTTCGGTGCCGTTGTGGTTGTCGGCGGAGATCGCCATCACGGCCACCGATCTGGCCGAGGTGATCGGCACCGCAATCGGTCTCAGCCTCCTGTTCGGTCTGCCGCTGTCGATCGGCGTCTGCGTCACGGCGCTCGACGTCTTCCTGATCCTGGCCCTGCAGGCCTTCGGCTTCCGCTGGATCGAGGCGTTTGTGGTCGCGCTGCTCGGTATCATCGCACTTTGCTTCGCGATCCAAATTGCCATGGCGCAGCCGGACTGGGGCGAGGTGGTCAAGGGCTTCGTGCCGAGCGGCCAGCTGATCGCCAATCCCGAGATGCTCTATCTGGCGCTCGGCATTCTCGGCGCGACCGTGATGCCGCACAATCTCTATCTCCACTCCGGGCTGGTGCAGACCCGCGGCTATGGCGACAGCCCTGAGGACAAGCGCGAGGCCATCACGCTGTCCACGATCGATTCCACCATCGCGCTGTGTCTGGCGCTCACCATCAACGCTTCGATCCTGATCCTGGCGGCGGCGACGTTCCACAAGACCGGGCAACTCGACGTTGCCGAGCTCGATCAGGCGCATTCGTTCCTGGCGCCGCTCCTGGGATCGACGCTGGCGCCGACGCTGTTTGCGATCGCGCTTCTGTGCTGCGGTCTGAACTCCACGATCACCGCCACTTTGTCCGGGCAGATCGTGATGGAAGGATTTCTCCAGTGGCGGATCGCGCCCTGGCTGCGCCGCCTGATCACCCGCATGATCGCGATCGTGCCGGCCGTCGTCGTGACGATCTGGGCCGGCGAGAAGGCAACCGGCCAGCTTCTGATTCTCAGTCAGGTCGTGCTCAGCCTGCAGCTGCCCTTCGCGATCGTGCCGCTGGTCCTGATCACGGCCAGTCGCGCCAAGATGGGGCAGTTCGTGGCGCCGCGCTGGCTGACGGCGACTGCCGGCCTGATCGCGATCGCGATCATCGCGCTCAATGCCAAGCTGGTATGGGATCTCGCGACTGGATAA
- a CDS encoding RDD family protein — translation MAYTGSGNSGGSSGGAELRPHAYDPQLQPELFRGVLMRRMIAFLIDLLILAVPVILAVIFIAVFGLITLGLGWALFWLVSPASVIWAIVYYGATIGGPQSATIGMRLMDLEVRTWYGAPAYFVLGAVHAVCFWISVSVLSPFVLLVGLFNGRRRLLHDFVLGTVVINTSVRSQLVEPARTW, via the coding sequence ATGGCATATACGGGCTCCGGCAATAGCGGCGGGTCCAGCGGCGGGGCCGAGCTGCGACCGCATGCCTACGATCCCCAGCTGCAGCCGGAGCTGTTTCGCGGCGTGCTGATGCGGCGCATGATTGCGTTTCTGATCGATCTGCTCATTCTCGCAGTTCCGGTAATCCTGGCCGTGATCTTCATTGCCGTCTTCGGCCTGATCACGCTCGGCCTTGGCTGGGCGCTGTTCTGGCTGGTCTCACCGGCGTCGGTGATCTGGGCGATCGTCTATTATGGCGCGACCATCGGCGGACCGCAGTCGGCCACGATCGGCATGCGGCTGATGGATCTGGAGGTACGGACCTGGTACGGCGCACCGGCGTACTTTGTGCTCGGTGCCGTGCATGCGGTCTGCTTCTGGATCTCGGTGTCGGTGCTGTCGCCTTTCGTCCTGCTGGTCGGCCTGTTCAACGGTCGCCGGCGGCTGCTGCACGATTTCGTGCTCGGAACCGTCGTGATCAACACGTCGGTGCGCTCGCAGCTGGTCGAACCGGCCCGCACGTGGTGA
- a CDS encoding class I SAM-dependent methyltransferase, producing the protein MLSAQFGLRPISTIPAPCKICDGSADLYGVVDINRPCQTSHAHRAPLAGVPIYYRRCTACGFLFTDAFDDWSIDQFKTHIYNDGYEAVDPDYRVKRPTDNAAAVARFWAPHKATMRVLDFGGGNDVFCTSLRASGFAEAVTHDPMVPEHAAGPDGKFDLVTCFETLEHVPDPLATIGAIAACVAEPGAVFYSTLTQPDDFESQGMSWWYVAPRNGHISIYTKQALALAWHRFGFKTAPLNSGTHLAFRTLPPEWGLAEAPTAA; encoded by the coding sequence ATGCTGTCTGCACAATTCGGCCTCCGGCCGATTTCGACCATTCCTGCACCTTGCAAGATCTGTGACGGTTCTGCCGACCTCTACGGCGTCGTCGACATCAACCGCCCTTGCCAGACGTCGCACGCGCATCGCGCGCCGCTGGCGGGCGTGCCGATCTATTATCGGCGTTGCACAGCCTGCGGCTTCCTGTTCACGGATGCGTTCGACGACTGGAGCATCGACCAGTTCAAGACGCATATTTACAATGATGGCTATGAGGCCGTGGATCCCGACTACCGGGTCAAGCGGCCCACCGACAACGCCGCGGCGGTCGCCCGCTTCTGGGCGCCCCACAAAGCGACGATGCGGGTGCTCGACTTCGGCGGCGGCAACGACGTGTTCTGCACCAGCCTGCGGGCCAGCGGTTTCGCCGAGGCCGTCACGCACGATCCGATGGTACCCGAACACGCCGCCGGACCTGACGGCAAATTCGACCTCGTGACCTGCTTCGAGACGCTCGAGCATGTGCCGGATCCGCTCGCCACGATCGGAGCGATCGCGGCGTGCGTTGCCGAGCCGGGCGCCGTGTTCTACTCGACATTGACGCAGCCCGACGACTTCGAAAGCCAGGGCATGTCCTGGTGGTATGTCGCGCCGCGCAACGGCCACATCTCGATCTATACCAAGCAGGCGCTGGCGCTGGCCTGGCACCGGTTCGGCTTCAAGACGGCGCCGCTGAATTCCGGCACGCATCTGGCGTTCCGCACCCTGCCTCCGGAGTGGGGCTTGGCCGAGGCACCGACCGCAGCATAG
- a CDS encoding DUF6163 family protein, whose amino-acid sequence MPEIPSARDLARDNAAMSVAALSAERQESDENVWTRRLVLFLRVMAMLSIVKGLYHWAQVTGFIGGEDDAFENQAMAWQAATVYFAVIELVAAVGLWLATPWGAVVWLTTVVSMAVIELMFPGIYGGNLLVVGGEAIMLAAYLVLAWMAARERPP is encoded by the coding sequence ATGCCTGAAATCCCTTCGGCGCGAGATCTCGCGCGCGACAACGCCGCCATGTCGGTCGCGGCCCTGTCGGCGGAACGGCAGGAGAGCGACGAGAATGTCTGGACGCGGCGGCTTGTGCTGTTCCTGCGGGTCATGGCCATGCTGTCGATCGTCAAGGGGCTCTACCACTGGGCCCAGGTGACCGGCTTCATCGGCGGCGAGGATGATGCGTTCGAGAACCAGGCGATGGCCTGGCAGGCCGCCACGGTCTATTTCGCGGTGATCGAGCTCGTCGCGGCCGTGGGCCTGTGGCTGGCGACGCCGTGGGGCGCCGTGGTGTGGCTGACCACGGTGGTGTCGATGGCGGTGATCGAGCTGATGTTTCCCGGCATCTATGGCGGCAACCTGCTGGTGGTCGGGGGCGAGGCGATCATGCTGGCCGCATATCTCGTGCTGGCCTGGATGGCCGCGCGCGAGCGGCCACCGTAG
- a CDS encoding arginyltransferase has protein sequence MTQHSRDTPQFYLTAPSPCPYLPGRQERKVFTHLVGDKATDLNDLLTHGGFRRSQSIAYRPACDQCRACVSVRVIANEFRPSRNFRKVLARNSDLVGEQRSAVPTSEQYSIFRGYLDHRHRHGGMADMTVLDYAMMVEDSHVETRIIEYRRRNLSNGPNARGGELVAVALTDVLSDGLSMVYSFFDPAETTRSLGTFMILDHLARARRQGLPYVYLGYWIEGSKKMDYKSRYLPQQRLAAAGWLRVDAEGQTAAEPQE, from the coding sequence TTGACCCAGCACTCGCGTGACACCCCCCAGTTCTACCTGACCGCACCCTCGCCCTGCCCGTATCTGCCCGGGCGCCAGGAGCGCAAGGTGTTCACGCATCTGGTTGGCGACAAGGCGACAGACCTCAACGACCTGCTGACCCATGGCGGCTTCCGCCGCAGCCAGTCGATCGCCTATCGCCCCGCCTGCGACCAATGCCGCGCCTGCGTTTCGGTCCGCGTGATCGCCAACGAATTCAGGCCGTCGCGCAACTTCCGCAAGGTGCTCGCGCGCAACTCCGATCTGGTCGGTGAACAGCGCAGCGCGGTGCCGACCTCCGAGCAGTACTCCATCTTCCGCGGCTATCTCGATCACCGCCACCGTCACGGCGGCATGGCCGACATGACGGTACTGGACTACGCCATGATGGTCGAGGACAGCCATGTCGAGACCCGAATCATCGAGTATCGCCGCCGCAACCTGAGCAACGGGCCGAATGCCCGTGGCGGCGAGCTGGTCGCGGTTGCCCTGACGGACGTGCTCAGCGACGGGCTGTCGATGGTCTATTCCTTCTTCGACCCCGCCGAAACCACGCGCTCGCTCGGCACCTTCATGATCCTCGATCATCTCGCCCGTGCCCGGCGCCAGGGACTGCCCTACGTCTATCTCGGCTACTGGATCGAAGGCTCGAAAAAGATGGACTACAAGAGCCGCTATCTGCCGCAACAGCGGCTCGCGGCCGCCGGGTGGCTGCGGGTGGATGCCGAGGGGCAAACCGCCGCGGAGCCGCAGGAATAA